In Selenomonas dianae, a genomic segment contains:
- a CDS encoding ATP-binding cassette domain-containing protein, giving the protein MAGSKSVSLLSISRLTLRIGTHCVLHDVTMTVGRGEIVAVVGESGCGKSTLLRAVIGILPDGGIIDGGEISFCGTELLGAAAHVRSNLMGRDIAVLFQDPGAYLNPIRRIGAQFSDYLKAHGAGRSWRETAIAALRRENLEDPEKLMEAYPFQLSGGMRQRAATAMTLSLAPKLLLVDEPTSALDVIASRSLLDRLKGMSTEQGCSIVFVTHNMDAAAYAADTIYIMQSGSIVEHGGVGDVLHRPSQAYTKVLLDAVPYLT; this is encoded by the coding sequence TTGGCGGGAAGTAAGTCGGTGTCCCTGCTTTCGATTTCGCGGCTGACCCTGCGCATCGGTACGCATTGTGTGCTGCATGATGTGACGATGACGGTCGGGCGCGGTGAGATTGTGGCTGTCGTGGGGGAGAGCGGCTGCGGGAAATCAACGCTGCTGCGTGCCGTCATCGGCATTCTGCCGGACGGCGGCATCATCGACGGCGGCGAGATCTCCTTTTGTGGGACGGAACTGCTCGGTGCTGCCGCGCATGTGCGCAGCAACCTCATGGGGCGGGACATCGCCGTTCTTTTTCAGGATCCCGGTGCCTATCTGAATCCCATACGCCGCATCGGCGCACAGTTCTCCGACTATCTGAAGGCGCACGGCGCGGGACGCAGTTGGCGGGAGACCGCGATTGCCGCTCTGCGCCGTGAGAATCTGGAGGATCCCGAAAAGCTCATGGAGGCGTATCCGTTCCAGCTCAGCGGCGGTATGCGTCAGCGTGCTGCCACGGCAATGACACTCTCGCTCGCGCCGAAACTCCTCCTGGTCGATGAGCCGACGAGCGCACTCGATGTCATTGCGAGCCGCAGTCTGCTCGACCGACTAAAGGGGATGTCAACGGAGCAGGGCTGTTCCATCGTCTTTGTGACACACAACATGGATGCCGCTGCCTATGCAGCGGATACCATCTACATCATGCAGAGCGGCAGTATTGTCGAGCATGGTGGGGTGGGGGATGTCCTGCACCGACCGTCGCAGGCCTATACGAAGGTCTTGTTGGACGCAGTTCCGTATTTGACGTGA
- a CDS encoding ABC transporter ATP-binding protein, whose product MKEYVLRVQNLKKTYREGTRVVEAVRGVSFDLYAGEITGIVGASGCGKSTLLQMIAGLETPSDGCISFLGQTLTAGRSGWRRDVYRHLQLIFQNPLEAFSPRMTIGQFMLEPLRRFGLVTDEEERSTLRMMLGRAHLPADAAERLPHQLSGGQLQRAVMVRALFVRPKLLLFDEPTSALDVVTQAALLDFIRELHSEYGFTGLFVTHDLAVVQKMTTQVLVMEHGEIVEDLPSTALKEASHPFTRRLIAAQLPHDRI is encoded by the coding sequence ATGAAAGAATATGTTCTTCGTGTTCAGAATCTGAAGAAAACCTATCGTGAGGGAACGCGCGTTGTCGAGGCAGTCAGGGGCGTGTCCTTTGACCTGTATGCGGGGGAAATTACCGGAATCGTCGGTGCCAGCGGCTGCGGAAAGTCGACGCTGCTCCAGATGATTGCGGGGCTCGAAACGCCGTCAGACGGCTGCATTTCCTTTTTGGGACAGACGCTGACAGCGGGGCGGAGCGGATGGCGGCGCGATGTCTACCGACATCTCCAACTGATCTTTCAAAATCCGCTTGAGGCATTCAGCCCGCGTATGACCATTGGACAGTTCATGCTTGAGCCGCTGCGCCGTTTCGGTCTTGTCACAGACGAGGAGGAACGCAGCACACTGCGTATGATGTTGGGGCGCGCACATCTGCCGGCCGATGCGGCAGAGCGTCTGCCGCACCAGCTCAGCGGCGGGCAGCTTCAGCGGGCTGTGATGGTTCGCGCTCTCTTTGTTCGGCCCAAGTTGCTGCTGTTCGACGAGCCGACCAGTGCATTGGATGTGGTTACGCAGGCGGCTCTTCTGGACTTTATTCGCGAACTGCATTCTGAGTATGGATTTACAGGTCTTTTTGTCACACACGATCTTGCTGTTGTGCAGAAAATGACGACACAAGTTCTTGTCATGGAGCACGGTGAAATCGTCGAAGACCTGCCGTCCACTGCACTGAAGGAGGCGTCACACCCCTTCACACGGCGGCTGATTGCAGCACAGCTGCCGCATGACCGCATCTAA
- a CDS encoding methyl-accepting chemotaxis protein, whose protein sequence is MFFSSRKDSAKQPSTASTQGEKKAVENYLRTLLDGELTQQPPVLKDPALQTIAHLIEQFAQQRRETLTGLSLEINRSVYDIIRASAQLNELARENRIVETNVKELLDAVGSMTEDIVHLAEATSETADQTGRGREAMDLTQTGIRIVARETETAQTGLTNMTQDVHTLHERTASIDNLVVTVNGIAEQTNLLALNASIEAARAGEHGRGFAVVADEVRKLAEQSKNSVDEIRDQLTKIRTGVEQITGEFQHMDDSFRANVDAVEQASDETGKLTSVFDAINKTIADLAPLAQRQSAAFEEMNATLQSTTGDVVRMTDGSKTCNHDMYDSIRKINAVRMKIGGLKLGFGPKEMIEFAKTDHMVWGIRIHQLMWGNVELNAADVENHALCRLGKWYFAEGKEKYGHMPEFETLGIVHEQFHKLCAATIRAYDDKHMQEVERNLPEIDRLSEEVLSILDKIKSRI, encoded by the coding sequence ATGTTTTTTTCATCACGAAAGGATTCCGCGAAACAGCCATCCACGGCCTCCACGCAGGGAGAGAAAAAGGCGGTGGAGAACTATCTGCGGACTCTTCTCGACGGGGAGCTGACCCAACAGCCGCCCGTGCTCAAAGATCCCGCGCTGCAGACCATTGCACACCTCATCGAACAGTTCGCACAGCAGCGGCGTGAGACGCTGACAGGACTGTCGCTGGAGATCAACCGATCCGTCTACGATATTATACGCGCCTCCGCGCAGCTGAACGAGCTGGCACGTGAGAACCGCATCGTGGAGACGAATGTCAAAGAGCTGCTCGATGCGGTCGGCTCAATGACCGAGGACATCGTTCACCTCGCCGAGGCGACATCGGAGACGGCGGATCAGACCGGACGCGGCAGGGAGGCAATGGATCTCACACAGACGGGCATCCGAATCGTCGCGCGTGAGACGGAGACGGCACAGACCGGACTTACAAACATGACGCAGGATGTCCATACGCTGCACGAGCGTACGGCGAGCATCGACAACCTCGTCGTCACCGTCAACGGCATCGCCGAGCAGACGAACCTGCTCGCACTCAACGCCTCCATCGAGGCGGCACGCGCCGGTGAGCACGGACGCGGATTCGCCGTCGTTGCGGACGAGGTGCGAAAACTCGCGGAGCAGTCCAAGAACTCCGTCGACGAGATTCGCGACCAGCTGACGAAGATCCGCACGGGTGTCGAACAGATCACGGGCGAGTTCCAGCACATGGACGACTCCTTCCGCGCCAACGTGGATGCCGTGGAACAGGCATCCGACGAGACGGGCAAGCTCACCTCTGTCTTTGATGCGATCAACAAAACCATCGCCGATCTGGCACCGCTCGCACAGCGCCAGTCCGCCGCGTTCGAGGAGATGAACGCCACCCTCCAGTCCACCACCGGGGACGTCGTACGCATGACGGACGGCTCCAAGACGTGCAATCACGATATGTATGATTCGATTCGCAAAATCAACGCCGTACGCATGAAGATCGGCGGTCTGAAACTCGGCTTCGGACCAAAGGAAATGATCGAATTCGCCAAGACCGACCACATGGTCTGGGGCATACGGATTCACCAGCTCATGTGGGGCAATGTCGAGCTGAACGCCGCCGATGTCGAGAACCATGCACTGTGCCGCCTCGGAAAATGGTACTTCGCCGAGGGCAAGGAGAAATACGGACATATGCCCGAGTTCGAGACACTCGGCATCGTGCACGAACAGTTCCACAAACTCTGCGCTGCCACGATCCGTGCATACGATGACAAACATATGCAGGAGGTCGAACGGAACCTGCCCGAGATCGACCGTCTATCCGAGGAGGTACTCTCCATCCTCGACAAAATCAAGAGCAGGATCTGA
- a CDS encoding polysaccharide deacetylase family protein: MKLSRKSLLSALLVLPLLLLLVGVVLMHSSPGVPVLNYHQVEQKNGNPLTLWPDQFEAQMAYLAEEGYTPITIDEMMDALENGAPLPEKPVIITFDDGYADNYEYAYPILKKYGFKATIFLIYDFTNAYPNYLTWEQIDEMKQSGLIRFESHTMTHANLAELDSADELRHEIADSHDLLSEKIGYDMHYIAYPGGRVNPEIEEITRAAGYRGGFTVHYGLSTPTEGRYQMDRIPIFGANMHTLTRFKLRLAFAPLIAPLEDLRLTLRSCGLDRLANALLIP; the protein is encoded by the coding sequence TTGAAACTCTCGCGCAAATCCCTGTTGTCAGCCCTGCTTGTTCTCCCTCTGCTGCTCCTCCTGGTCGGTGTCGTTCTCATGCATTCATCCCCGGGAGTTCCCGTCCTCAACTATCATCAAGTGGAGCAGAAGAACGGCAACCCGCTCACACTCTGGCCCGACCAGTTTGAGGCGCAGATGGCATATCTCGCGGAGGAGGGCTATACACCGATCACGATCGACGAGATGATGGATGCCCTTGAGAACGGCGCGCCGCTGCCCGAAAAGCCCGTCATCATCACCTTTGACGACGGCTATGCGGACAACTACGAATACGCCTACCCCATCCTTAAAAAATACGGATTCAAGGCGACCATCTTCCTCATCTACGATTTTACAAACGCCTATCCGAACTATCTGACGTGGGAACAAATCGACGAGATGAAACAATCGGGGCTGATCCGCTTCGAAAGCCACACAATGACGCACGCCAACCTTGCAGAACTGGACTCTGCGGATGAGCTGCGCCACGAGATTGCAGACTCCCATGACCTCCTCTCGGAAAAAATCGGCTATGATATGCACTACATCGCCTATCCCGGCGGACGTGTCAATCCGGAAATCGAGGAGATTACCCGCGCAGCGGGATACCGCGGCGGCTTCACCGTCCACTACGGGCTCTCCACCCCCACCGAGGGGCGTTATCAGATGGATCGCATCCCCATATTCGGCGCAAATATGCACACCCTCACGCGCTTTAAGCTGCGCCTTGCCTTTGCTCCGCTCATCGCCCCGCTTGAGGATCTGCGTCTTACACTGCGTTCCTGCGGACTGGACAGACTTGCCAACGCACTGCTGATCCCTTGA
- the map gene encoding type I methionyl aminopeptidase produces MNRNELCWCGSGKKYKKCHADFDERVASIRYDVLRGQVRPPRKIINNAADIEGIRKAAVINDGVLDLMETLVRPGVDTETLDRAAHDYIVERGGIPACLGFEGFPKSICTSINNVVCHGIPSQKDVLKEGDIVNVDSTVILGGYYADASRMYLVGKVPAAAERLVQVTRECMERGIAAARPWHFLGDVSAACGDWAHANGYSVVTALGGHGVGKGFHMEPFVPHVGEAGTGMLMVPGMVFTVEPMINAGDYDVTVDAKDGWTVRTKDHTLSAQWEKTILITETGAEVLSS; encoded by the coding sequence ATGAATCGAAATGAACTGTGTTGGTGCGGCAGCGGAAAAAAGTACAAGAAGTGTCACGCGGACTTTGACGAGCGTGTCGCATCCATCCGCTACGATGTGCTGAGAGGACAGGTGCGCCCGCCGCGCAAGATCATCAACAATGCGGCAGATATTGAGGGAATCCGAAAAGCTGCGGTCATCAACGACGGTGTGCTTGATCTCATGGAGACGCTCGTGCGTCCCGGTGTGGATACGGAGACACTGGATCGCGCGGCACACGACTACATTGTGGAGCGCGGCGGGATTCCCGCGTGTCTCGGGTTTGAGGGATTCCCCAAGAGTATCTGCACCTCGATCAACAATGTGGTCTGCCATGGCATCCCGTCGCAGAAGGATGTGCTGAAGGAGGGCGACATCGTGAATGTCGATTCGACGGTCATTCTCGGCGGCTACTATGCGGATGCCTCGCGGATGTATCTCGTCGGCAAGGTGCCGGCGGCGGCGGAGCGGCTTGTACAGGTGACGCGGGAGTGCATGGAGCGCGGCATTGCGGCGGCGCGTCCATGGCATTTCCTCGGAGATGTGAGCGCGGCGTGCGGCGACTGGGCGCACGCGAACGGCTACTCTGTCGTCACGGCACTTGGCGGACACGGCGTCGGCAAGGGCTTTCACATGGAGCCGTTCGTTCCGCACGTAGGCGAGGCGGGGACGGGGATGCTCATGGTGCCGGGCATGGTGTTCACGGTCGAGCCGATGATCAACGCGGGCGACTACGATGTGACGGTGGATGCAAAGGACGGCTGGACGGTGCGGACGAAGGATCATACGCTCTCCGCGCAGTGGGAAAAGACGATCCTCATCACGGAGACGGGCGCAGAGGTACTTTCATCATGA
- a CDS encoding DEAD/DEAH box helicase encodes MTHFDQLGVSEMLCALLKKQGIMEPTPVQEQAIPPMRAGRDVIAQAQTGTGKTLAFLLPLLAKIKPQGAVAQALVVAPTRELAVQIAHVAEPLGTALGIGTIAIYGGADMERQKEKLRRHPQLIIGTPGRLLDHVRRGTLALGSVNKIVLDEADEMLKMGFIEDVEALLAQTAQDYQLALFSATMPARIVQLTKNFMTNPVRIHMEGERTTLDNIEQIVLSVREGEKIDRLCASINEEAPYLAMVFCATKERTRALMMELAHRGYLVDALSGDLTQTQRTFVLRQFRAAKLQILCATDIAARGLDIEGVTHVYNYDLPPTVTDYIHRIGRTGRAGAKGKAFTLVAAHQHEKLRKMEAALKERLRRDAVKKKPRQPHPAEERGQIAARKGERKRTAAKCAKPKSRGRKAGKTVTNIGRRSRKRR; translated from the coding sequence ATGACACATTTCGATCAGCTTGGTGTATCGGAGATGCTGTGTGCGCTGCTCAAAAAGCAGGGCATTATGGAGCCGACCCCCGTGCAGGAACAGGCGATCCCGCCCATGCGTGCGGGGCGGGATGTGATCGCACAGGCGCAGACGGGAACGGGCAAGACGCTCGCGTTCCTCCTGCCGCTGCTTGCGAAGATCAAACCGCAGGGAGCAGTGGCACAGGCGCTTGTCGTCGCACCGACGCGCGAGCTTGCCGTCCAGATCGCACACGTTGCCGAACCGCTCGGGACGGCGCTTGGCATCGGCACCATCGCGATCTATGGCGGTGCGGATATGGAGCGGCAGAAGGAAAAGCTGCGCCGCCATCCGCAGCTCATCATCGGCACGCCGGGACGGCTGCTCGATCACGTGCGGCGCGGAACGCTCGCACTCGGCAGCGTGAACAAGATCGTGCTTGACGAGGCGGACGAAATGCTCAAGATGGGCTTTATCGAGGATGTGGAGGCACTGCTCGCGCAGACGGCACAGGATTATCAGCTTGCGCTATTCTCGGCGACCATGCCCGCACGTATCGTGCAGCTTACAAAGAACTTTATGACGAATCCTGTACGCATCCATATGGAAGGAGAACGGACGACGCTCGACAATATTGAGCAGATTGTCCTTTCCGTGCGCGAGGGGGAGAAGATCGACCGTCTCTGTGCCTCCATCAACGAGGAAGCACCGTATCTTGCGATGGTGTTCTGTGCGACGAAGGAACGCACGCGTGCGCTCATGATGGAACTGGCACATCGCGGCTACCTCGTTGACGCACTCAGCGGTGATCTCACGCAGACGCAGCGCACCTTCGTCTTGCGGCAGTTCCGTGCGGCGAAGCTGCAGATCCTGTGCGCGACGGACATCGCCGCACGCGGGCTTGACATCGAGGGCGTGACCCATGTCTACAACTACGATCTGCCGCCGACCGTTACCGACTACATCCACCGCATCGGACGTACGGGACGCGCGGGAGCAAAGGGGAAGGCATTTACCCTCGTCGCCGCGCATCAGCATGAGAAGCTGCGCAAGATGGAGGCGGCGCTCAAGGAACGGCTGCGGCGTGATGCCGTCAAGAAAAAGCCGCGCCAACCCCATCCCGCCGAGGAGCGCGGGCAGATCGCCGCGCGAAAAGGGGAGCGGAAACGGACGGCAGCGAAATGCGCCAAGCCGAAATCGCGCGGCAGGAAGGCGGGCAAGACCGTGACGAATATTGGGCGGCGCAGTCGGAAACGCCGCTGA